A part of Apodemus sylvaticus chromosome 19, mApoSyl1.1, whole genome shotgun sequence genomic DNA contains:
- the LOC127669793 gene encoding olfactory receptor 1361-like codes for MNCSQAPDFILLGLSGEPEKWQLFFSIFLGLFFLGLLGNLLLLIAIGADVHLHTPMYFFLSQLSLVDLCFITTTAPKTLESLWTGGGSISFSGCLTQLYFFAVFVDMDNLLLAVMAFDRYAAICHPLLYPLLMTPCRCEVLASGSWGVAHCVSLFYTLLLSQLYFHTNQGIPHFFCDSKPLLLLSCSDTHLSEVLMMALTGVLGVSAVFCIVSSYGFIFYAVARVPSVEGKRKALATCSSHLCVVFLFYSTAFATYLKTPSTSHSSGDVVAAVMYTLVTPTLNPFIYSLRNKDVKSSLRRILKIEKDQK; via the coding sequence ATGAACTGCAGTCAGGCTCCTGACTTTATCCTCTTAGGACTATCCGGGGAGCCAGAGAAATGGCAGCTCTTCTTTAGCATATTCCTAGGTCTCTTCTTCCTGGGCCTTTTAGGGAACCTGCTACTTCTGATAGCTATTGGTGCTGATGTCCACCTCCACACCCCCATGTATTTCTTCCTCAGTCAGCTCTCACTCGTGGATCTTTGCTTCATCACCACCACAGCTCCTAAAACACTGGAGTCTCTGTGGACTGGAGGTGGATCAATCTCATTCTCTGGATGCCTGACTCAGTTGTActtctttgctgtttttgttgatATGGATAACCTGCTTCTGGCAGTCATGGCCTTTGACCGCTATGCTGCTATCTGCCACCCACTCCTCTACCCACTTCTCATGACTCCTTGCAGATGTGAAGTTCTTGCCAGTGGATCATGGGGAGTAGCTCATTGTGTGTCTCTGTTCTATACCTTATTGCTTTCTCAGTTATATTTTCATACAAATCAAGGGATACCTCATTTTTTCTGTGATTCTAAGCCTCTCTTATTGCTTTCCTGCTCAGACACTCACCTCAGTGAGGTCCTGATGATGGCTTTGACTGGAGTTTTGGGAGTCAGTGCAGTTTTCTGCATTGTAAGctcttatggttttattttttatgctgTAGCTAGAGTTCCATCAGTAGAGGGGAAAAGGAAAGCCTTGGCCACATGCAGTTCTCACCTCTGTGTAGTCTTCCTTTTCTATAGCACAGCCTTTGCTACCTACCTCAAGACCCCATCTACTTCTCACTCCTCTGGGGATGTGGTAGCTGCTGTCATGTATACCTTGGTAACTCCTACTCTGAATCCCTTCATTTATAGTCTGAGAAATAAGGATGTTAAGAGTTCATTGAGAAGGATCCTGAAGATTGAGAAGGATcagaaatga